The following are encoded in a window of Sinomonas cyclohexanicum genomic DNA:
- a CDS encoding amidohydrolase family protein, translated as MAHGDTTGGFEKSAGWLDWYDGPSTPTFRLPAGAVDAHCHVFGPGAEFPYAPERKYTPCDASADQLFALRDHLGFERNVIVQATCHGADNRALVDALGRSGGRARGVATVRRDVTEEQLAELHEAGVRGVRFNFVKRLVDRVPTDSLEEIVAKIAPLGWHVVIYFEAADLPELYDFFSSIKTDVVVDHMGRPDVTKDPNGPEFELFLRFMRENPNVWTKVSCPERLSVTGPRALDGEQHAYTDVVPFARRVVEEFPDRVLWGTDWPHPNLKDHMPDDGLLVDYIPQIATTADLQQKLLVDNPRRLYWPEGA; from the coding sequence ATGGCGCACGGAGACACCACGGGAGGGTTTGAGAAGTCCGCAGGCTGGCTGGACTGGTACGACGGCCCCTCCACCCCCACATTCCGCCTGCCCGCTGGCGCCGTCGACGCGCACTGCCACGTCTTCGGCCCGGGCGCCGAGTTCCCCTACGCCCCGGAGCGCAAGTACACCCCCTGCGACGCCTCGGCGGATCAGCTCTTCGCCCTCCGCGACCACCTCGGGTTCGAGCGCAACGTGATCGTGCAGGCAACGTGCCACGGTGCCGACAACCGTGCGCTGGTCGATGCTCTGGGCCGCAGCGGAGGGCGGGCGCGCGGCGTCGCGACCGTTCGCCGGGATGTGACCGAGGAGCAGCTCGCCGAGCTGCACGAGGCCGGGGTCCGGGGCGTCCGCTTCAACTTCGTCAAGCGCCTCGTCGACCGGGTCCCCACGGACTCGCTCGAGGAGATCGTCGCGAAGATCGCGCCGCTCGGCTGGCACGTCGTGATCTACTTCGAGGCGGCAGACCTGCCCGAGCTCTACGACTTCTTCTCCAGCATCAAGACCGACGTCGTGGTTGACCACATGGGCCGCCCCGACGTGACGAAGGACCCGAACGGCCCGGAGTTCGAGCTGTTCCTGCGCTTCATGCGCGAGAACCCGAACGTCTGGACCAAGGTCTCCTGCCCCGAACGGCTGAGCGTCACCGGGCCCCGCGCCCTGGACGGCGAGCAGCACGCCTACACCGACGTGGTCCCGTTCGCCCGTCGCGTGGTCGAGGAGTTCCCCGACCGCGTGCTCTGGGGTACCGACTGGCCCCATCCCAACCTCAAGGACCACATGCCCGACGATGGGCTGCTGGTCGACTACATCCCCCAGATCGCGACGACGGCGGACCTCCAGCAGAAGCTGCTCGTGGACAACCCCCGCCGCCTCTACTGGCCCGAAGGAGCATGA
- a CDS encoding serine hydrolase domain-containing protein: MGQGWLAGASAVVLALALGGCSSAQPTSSETGAPTATGTATASPDAACVADPRAVAARALPAAAAGPMPSGTAEALEKAAREGLLNASTEGAIIAVRTPQGTWIKALGLADKATNTPMSDTMYSRIGSVTKTFTGTLVLQLVQDGRLSLDDPIGKYFPDIPRGNDVTVRMLMNMTSGIASYSLDPTFQREIFSDPTKQWNPDQLIAMGLALPRPFEPGAEFDYSNTNTLILGRLVEKLTGTSYAEALKARIIDPLHLTGTSLPGPDGALPSPHPTGLTLQGLPDGQTTPQDATAWNPSWGWAAGALTSTASDLLVYGRALGTGQGLLDERTQALRYASIPGPAGYGLAVGCIDGWLGHTGEIPGFNATLYYDTRSDTTIAVMVNSDILSGDCTQTPTLPGGPRQLPCMDPAGRIFVSLSAALGHEFKPNPKS, encoded by the coding sequence ATGGGACAAGGTTGGCTTGCGGGCGCATCAGCGGTGGTGCTGGCGCTCGCGTTGGGCGGTTGCTCGTCGGCGCAGCCAACCAGCTCGGAGACCGGGGCGCCGACCGCCACGGGCACCGCGACGGCGTCGCCGGACGCCGCGTGCGTGGCGGACCCGCGGGCCGTCGCGGCACGCGCGCTGCCCGCGGCGGCGGCGGGCCCGATGCCCTCCGGCACAGCGGAAGCCCTCGAGAAGGCGGCACGCGAGGGCCTCCTCAACGCGTCCACCGAGGGCGCGATCATCGCGGTCCGCACCCCGCAGGGCACCTGGATCAAGGCCCTCGGGCTCGCGGACAAGGCGACGAACACCCCGATGTCGGACACGATGTACTCGCGCATCGGCTCAGTGACGAAGACGTTCACGGGGACGCTCGTCCTCCAGTTGGTCCAGGACGGCAGGCTGTCCCTCGACGACCCGATCGGGAAGTACTTCCCGGACATCCCGCGCGGCAACGACGTCACGGTCCGGATGCTGATGAACATGACGAGCGGGATAGCCAGCTATTCGCTCGATCCGACGTTCCAGCGCGAGATCTTCTCGGACCCCACCAAGCAGTGGAACCCTGACCAGCTGATCGCCATGGGCCTCGCGCTCCCCCGCCCGTTCGAGCCCGGTGCGGAGTTCGACTACTCGAACACCAACACGCTGATCCTCGGCCGGCTCGTCGAGAAGCTCACGGGGACCTCATACGCCGAGGCGCTCAAGGCGCGCATCATCGACCCGCTCCACCTCACCGGCACGTCGTTGCCCGGTCCCGACGGCGCGCTCCCCTCGCCGCACCCGACCGGGCTCACCCTCCAAGGCCTGCCGGACGGGCAGACGACGCCGCAGGACGCCACCGCGTGGAACCCCTCCTGGGGATGGGCAGCCGGGGCGCTGACCTCGACCGCCTCCGACCTGCTCGTGTACGGCCGCGCGCTCGGCACCGGCCAGGGCCTCCTCGACGAGAGGACCCAGGCCCTCCGATACGCCTCGATTCCCGGGCCGGCCGGGTACGGGCTCGCCGTGGGCTGCATCGACGGCTGGCTCGGCCACACCGGCGAGATCCCGGGGTTCAACGCGACCCTGTACTATGACACCCGCTCGGACACGACCATCGCCGTGATGGTCAACAGCGACATCCTCTCCGGCGACTGCACCCAGACGCCCACCCTGCCGGGCGGCCCGAGGCAGCTGCCCTGCATGGACCCGGCGGGCCGGATCTTCGTCTCGCTCTCCGCGGCGCTCGGGCACGAGTTCAAGCCCAACCCCAAGTCGTGA
- a CDS encoding substrate-binding domain-containing protein → MRAISSMATRHVLADLGAAAVAAGLPAVELESVGGVDATKRVAGGEQFDLVFLAQGALQRLAGDGHVEAGSVTPLMLSQVAVAVPSGSDAPATHDGADAFPDAAGLRAALKQAGRIGYSTGPSGVALVKMIDGWGLGEELGERLVQARPGIPVARSLAEGEVDLGFQQLSELVGQPGVRILGVLPADCAIDTVFGGAVASASGDRDGALDVLRFLASEAAAPIITAHSFAPVAS, encoded by the coding sequence GTGAGGGCGATCTCCTCGATGGCCACCCGCCACGTGCTCGCTGACCTGGGGGCGGCGGCCGTGGCGGCCGGCCTGCCCGCGGTGGAGCTCGAATCGGTCGGCGGCGTGGATGCCACCAAGCGCGTCGCGGGCGGTGAGCAGTTCGATCTAGTGTTCCTCGCCCAGGGCGCGCTCCAGCGCCTCGCCGGGGATGGGCACGTCGAAGCCGGGTCCGTGACGCCGCTCATGCTCTCCCAGGTCGCGGTGGCCGTCCCCTCGGGCTCGGACGCGCCCGCGACGCACGACGGCGCGGACGCCTTCCCGGACGCGGCAGGCCTCCGTGCGGCGCTCAAGCAGGCGGGCCGCATCGGCTACTCGACCGGGCCCAGCGGGGTCGCGCTCGTGAAGATGATCGACGGCTGGGGGCTGGGGGAGGAGCTCGGGGAGCGGCTCGTCCAGGCCCGCCCGGGCATTCCGGTGGCCCGCTCGCTCGCGGAGGGCGAGGTGGACCTCGGCTTCCAGCAGCTCAGCGAGCTCGTGGGGCAGCCGGGCGTCCGCATCCTCGGGGTGCTGCCCGCCGACTGCGCGATCGACACCGTCTTCGGCGGGGCGGTCGCGTCGGCGTCGGGCGACCGTGACGGTGCGCTCGACGTGCTGCGGTTCCTCGCCTCGGAGGCCGCTGCCCCGATCATCACGGCGCACAGCTTCGCGCCGGTTGCCTCCTAG
- a CDS encoding response regulator transcription factor encodes MRVVIGEDEALLRRGLQLVLEDGGMDVVAAAPDAAALVAAVDEQLPDLVVTDIRMPPTHTDEGLVAALRIREAHEATAVVVLSQHVQRRYARELLASPGGRVGYLLKQRIANVDSFLADLRNVAAGGTALDPDVVAVMLARAKHSDSAVQGLTPRQQEVLALMAEGKSNARIAAELFLSEKAVVAHTSNIYDALRLPVDADSHRRVLAVMQYLSQD; translated from the coding sequence ATGCGAGTTGTGATCGGCGAGGACGAGGCCCTCCTGCGGCGCGGGCTACAGCTCGTGCTCGAGGACGGCGGGATGGACGTGGTCGCGGCGGCCCCGGACGCGGCCGCCCTCGTGGCCGCGGTGGACGAGCAGCTGCCCGACCTCGTGGTCACGGACATCCGCATGCCCCCGACCCACACCGACGAGGGGCTCGTCGCCGCGCTGCGGATCCGCGAGGCGCACGAGGCGACGGCCGTCGTCGTGCTCTCCCAGCACGTCCAGCGGCGCTACGCGCGCGAGCTCCTCGCCTCCCCGGGCGGGCGCGTCGGGTACCTGCTCAAGCAGCGGATAGCGAACGTGGACTCGTTCCTCGCCGACCTGCGTAACGTCGCGGCCGGCGGGACCGCGCTGGACCCGGACGTCGTGGCGGTCATGCTCGCGCGGGCCAAGCACTCGGACAGCGCCGTCCAAGGCCTCACACCGCGGCAGCAGGAGGTCCTCGCGCTCATGGCCGAGGGCAAGAGCAACGCGCGGATCGCGGCCGAGCTCTTCCTGAGCGAGAAGGCCGTCGTGGCGCACACCTCGAACATCTACGACGCCCTCCGCCTGCCCGTCGACGCCGACTCCCACCGGCGCGTGCTCGCCGTCATGCAGTACCTGAGCCAGGACTGA
- a CDS encoding aldo/keto reductase: MSLALPKIGLGCMSLSHAYGVPPTVEDGLAFLRTALDEGVRMLDTATLYGGGRNEELVGQAIAGRRDEVLLASKCGMAMVDGVKRIDGRPETLRAQVDASLGRLGVDHIDLYYLHRWDKQVPIGESVGALAEMVAAGKIGAIGLSEVSVQRLREAQAAAPIAAVQNEYSLWSRNPELGMLEATRESGVALVAFSPLARGFLSDGFEDPAEFAPKDIRRGMPRFQPEHWAANASLLPQWRALAAEAGCTPGQLALAWVLSRGDHVVPIPGTTRVDHLRENQAAADLSVHADLLARAGELIGTSTVSGPRYAEAASREVDAESFEDAA, encoded by the coding sequence ATGAGCTTGGCCCTTCCGAAGATCGGCCTCGGCTGCATGTCGCTGAGCCACGCCTACGGCGTGCCTCCGACGGTTGAGGACGGTCTGGCCTTCCTGCGCACGGCGCTCGATGAGGGCGTGCGGATGCTCGACACCGCCACGCTCTACGGCGGCGGCCGCAACGAGGAGCTGGTCGGGCAGGCGATCGCCGGCCGCCGCGACGAGGTGCTGCTCGCCAGCAAGTGCGGGATGGCGATGGTCGACGGGGTCAAGAGGATCGATGGGCGACCCGAGACGCTCCGTGCCCAGGTGGACGCCTCGCTCGGGCGCCTCGGCGTGGACCACATCGACCTCTACTACCTGCACCGCTGGGACAAGCAGGTGCCCATCGGCGAGAGCGTCGGCGCGCTGGCCGAGATGGTGGCGGCCGGCAAGATCGGTGCCATCGGGCTCTCGGAGGTGTCCGTGCAGCGTCTGCGCGAGGCGCAGGCGGCCGCCCCGATCGCCGCGGTGCAGAACGAGTACTCGCTGTGGAGCCGCAACCCCGAGCTGGGCATGCTCGAGGCGACCCGCGAGAGCGGCGTCGCGCTCGTGGCGTTCTCGCCGCTCGCGCGCGGATTCCTCAGCGACGGCTTCGAGGACCCGGCCGAGTTCGCGCCCAAGGACATCCGGCGGGGGATGCCGCGGTTCCAGCCGGAGCACTGGGCCGCCAACGCGTCGCTGCTCCCGCAGTGGCGGGCGCTCGCCGCGGAGGCCGGCTGCACCCCGGGGCAGCTCGCCCTCGCGTGGGTGCTCTCCCGGGGCGACCACGTGGTGCCCATCCCGGGCACGACCCGCGTGGATCACCTCCGCGAGAACCAGGCCGCCGCGGACCTCTCGGTCCATGCGGACCTGCTCGCCCGCGCGGGCGAGCTCATCGGCACGTCCACCGTGTCTGGTCCGCGCTACGCGGAGGCCGCGTCCCGCGAGGTCGACGCCGAGTCCTTCGAGGATGCCGCGTGA
- a CDS encoding protocatechuate 4,5-dioxygenase subunit alpha/beta, with amino-acid sequence MALDKPYKQVPGTIIFDAEMARKGYHLNQFSMSLMKPENRERYLADREAYLDEWPLSPKQRQAVLDMDLNAMMAEGGNIYFLSKIGATHGLSFQQMAGSMTGMSEAAYRDMMVGGGRRPEGNRAKDLDGWTPPAPREKSETMRENAPAKYTSALFTSHVPAIGAAMDLGKTEEPYWKKVFDGYEWTRKWAKENTPDVVILVYNDHATAFDSSIIPTFVLGTGVEYPVADEGYGPRPVPDVKGYPEFAAHIAQSVIQDDFDLTLVNEMVVDHGLTVPLSLVFGDVKEWPCKVIPLAVNVVQYPVPSGRRCYELGKALRRALDKWDGPELNVQIWGTGGMSHQLQGPRAGLINEEWDNAFLDHLIADPLGLTEWDHMEYVDEAGSEGIELVDWLIARGAMDDQFGGEAPRVDHRFYHVPASNTAVGHLVISNPAAPRIESADDAVVAEPADQAPAPEPAETAAVPNA; translated from the coding sequence ATGGCACTCGACAAGCCCTACAAGCAGGTTCCCGGCACGATCATCTTTGACGCGGAGATGGCCCGCAAGGGATACCACCTCAACCAGTTCTCGATGTCCCTCATGAAGCCCGAGAACCGCGAGCGCTACCTGGCCGATCGCGAGGCGTACCTCGACGAGTGGCCCCTCTCGCCCAAGCAGCGTCAGGCCGTGCTCGATATGGACCTCAACGCCATGATGGCCGAGGGCGGCAACATCTACTTCCTGTCCAAGATCGGCGCCACCCACGGCCTGAGCTTCCAGCAGATGGCCGGGTCCATGACGGGCATGTCCGAGGCGGCCTACCGCGACATGATGGTCGGCGGCGGCCGCCGCCCCGAGGGCAACCGTGCCAAGGACCTCGACGGCTGGACGCCGCCCGCGCCGCGCGAGAAGTCCGAGACCATGCGCGAGAACGCCCCGGCGAAGTACACCTCGGCGCTGTTCACCTCGCACGTTCCGGCCATCGGCGCCGCGATGGACCTCGGCAAGACCGAGGAGCCGTACTGGAAGAAGGTCTTCGACGGTTACGAGTGGACCCGCAAGTGGGCCAAGGAGAACACGCCCGACGTCGTCATCCTCGTCTACAACGACCACGCGACCGCGTTCGACTCCTCCATCATCCCGACCTTCGTGCTCGGCACCGGCGTCGAGTACCCCGTGGCCGACGAGGGCTATGGCCCCCGCCCGGTGCCGGATGTGAAGGGCTACCCGGAGTTCGCCGCGCACATTGCGCAGTCGGTCATCCAGGACGACTTCGACCTGACCCTCGTCAACGAGATGGTCGTGGACCACGGCCTCACCGTGCCGCTCTCGCTCGTCTTCGGCGACGTGAAGGAGTGGCCGTGCAAGGTCATCCCGCTGGCCGTCAACGTCGTCCAGTACCCCGTGCCGTCCGGACGCCGCTGCTACGAGCTCGGCAAGGCCCTGCGCCGCGCCCTGGACAAGTGGGACGGCCCCGAGCTCAACGTGCAGATCTGGGGCACCGGCGGCATGAGCCACCAGCTCCAGGGCCCGCGCGCCGGCCTCATCAACGAGGAGTGGGACAACGCGTTCCTCGACCACCTCATCGCCGATCCGCTGGGCCTGACCGAGTGGGACCACATGGAGTATGTCGACGAGGCGGGCTCCGAGGGCATCGAGCTCGTGGACTGGCTCATCGCCCGTGGCGCGATGGACGACCAGTTCGGCGGCGAGGCGCCCCGAGTCGACCACCGGTTCTACCACGTGCCCGCCTCCAACACCGCGGTCGGGCACCTCGTGATCTCGAACCCGGCCGCACCGCGCATCGAGTCGGCCGACGACGCGGTCGTGGCCGAGCCCGCGGATCAGGCGCCGGCCCCCGAGCCCGCGGAGACCGCGGCCGTTCCGAACGCCTGA
- a CDS encoding amidohydrolase family protein — MIIDIHGHYTTAPAQLGAWRDLQIAFTEGRGEAPDPAALQISDDDIRETIEANQLRLMNDRGSDITVFSPRASFMAHHIGDLEVSKTWARICNDLAARVSELFPDRFLMGAMLPQSPGEDPTTTVAELTRAVEELGAVTVNLNPDPSGGKWTAPALTDRSWYPIYEKLVEYEIPAMVHVSTSCKPVFHTTGDHYLNADTTAFMQLLKGDLFKDFPELKLVIPHGGGAVPYHWGRFRGLAMALGKPELEEHLLGNVFFDTCVYHQPGIDLLTKVIPTDNILFASEMIGAVRDIDPRTGHYFDDTKRYVDATENLTDAQRTQVFEGNARRVYPRLDRALTARGL, encoded by the coding sequence TTGATCATCGACATCCACGGCCACTACACGACAGCTCCGGCCCAGCTGGGCGCCTGGCGCGATCTGCAGATCGCCTTCACCGAGGGACGGGGTGAGGCCCCCGATCCTGCGGCCCTGCAGATCTCCGACGATGACATCCGCGAGACGATCGAGGCCAACCAGCTCCGGCTCATGAACGACCGCGGCAGCGACATCACGGTCTTCAGCCCGCGGGCCTCCTTCATGGCCCACCACATCGGCGACCTCGAGGTCAGCAAGACCTGGGCGCGGATCTGCAACGATCTGGCCGCGCGGGTGAGCGAGCTCTTCCCCGACCGCTTCCTCATGGGGGCCATGCTGCCGCAGTCGCCGGGCGAGGACCCGACCACCACGGTCGCCGAACTGACCCGCGCGGTCGAGGAGCTCGGCGCCGTCACCGTCAACCTCAACCCCGATCCCTCGGGCGGCAAGTGGACGGCCCCGGCGCTGACCGACCGTTCCTGGTACCCGATCTACGAGAAGCTCGTCGAGTACGAGATCCCCGCCATGGTGCACGTGAGCACCTCGTGCAAGCCGGTCTTCCACACCACGGGCGACCACTACCTGAACGCCGACACGACCGCCTTCATGCAGCTGCTCAAGGGCGACCTGTTCAAGGACTTCCCCGAGCTCAAGCTCGTCATCCCGCACGGCGGCGGCGCGGTGCCCTACCACTGGGGCCGGTTCCGCGGCCTCGCCATGGCGCTCGGCAAGCCGGAGCTCGAGGAGCACCTGCTGGGCAACGTCTTCTTCGACACCTGCGTCTACCACCAGCCCGGCATCGACCTGCTCACGAAGGTCATCCCCACGGACAACATCCTCTTCGCGAGCGAGATGATCGGCGCCGTGCGCGACATCGACCCGCGCACCGGCCACTACTTCGACGACACCAAGCGGTACGTCGACGCCACCGAGAACCTGACCGACGCCCAGCGCACGCAGGTCTTCGAGGGCAACGCCCGCCGCGTGTACCCGCGCCTCGACCGCGCCCTGACGGCGCGCGGTCTGTAA
- the ligK gene encoding 4-carboxy-4-hydroxy-2-oxoadipate aldolase/oxaloacetate decarboxylase has translation MRLNNLGVVHTNIERPDPADVERLSQFGVATIHEAMGRVGLMRPYIRPAWTGAKLCGPAVTVLLQPGDNWMFHVAAEQVQEGDVIVAGCTTESEDGFFGELLATSLTARGCKGLVIDGGVRDVADLEKMGFPVFSRAVNAKGTVKATLGSVNVPVVAANALVNPGDVVVADVDGVVVVPRELVGAVADASRKREDNEEAKRQKFREGVLGLDIYGMREPLAAAGLEYVED, from the coding sequence ATGCGACTGAACAACCTTGGTGTCGTCCACACGAACATCGAGCGCCCCGATCCCGCGGACGTCGAGCGTCTGTCCCAGTTCGGTGTCGCGACGATCCACGAGGCGATGGGCCGCGTCGGCCTCATGCGCCCCTACATCCGCCCTGCCTGGACCGGCGCCAAGCTCTGCGGGCCGGCCGTCACCGTGCTGCTGCAGCCGGGTGACAACTGGATGTTCCACGTCGCCGCGGAGCAGGTGCAGGAGGGTGACGTGATCGTCGCCGGCTGCACCACGGAGAGCGAGGACGGCTTCTTCGGCGAGCTGCTTGCCACGTCGCTGACCGCGCGCGGCTGCAAGGGCCTAGTCATCGACGGAGGCGTCCGGGACGTGGCCGACCTCGAGAAGATGGGCTTCCCGGTGTTCTCGCGTGCCGTCAACGCGAAGGGCACGGTCAAGGCCACGCTCGGCTCGGTGAACGTCCCGGTCGTCGCGGCGAACGCGCTCGTCAACCCCGGTGACGTGGTCGTCGCGGACGTCGACGGCGTCGTCGTGGTCCCGCGCGAGCTCGTCGGGGCGGTCGCCGACGCGAGCAGGAAGCGCGAGGACAACGAGGAGGCGAAGCGCCAGAAGTTCCGCGAGGGCGTGCTCGGCCTCGACATCTACGGCATGCGGGAGCCGCTCGCGGCCGCCGGCCTCGAGTACGTGGAGGACTGA
- a CDS encoding Gfo/Idh/MocA family oxidoreductase: MTDKIRVAVVGANGAFGMKHLDGLKNIEDAEVTVVSATSQEKADGVAAKYGVANAVVGLDAVLERDDVDAVILATPTGLHASQTQAVLKAGKHVQVEIPLADSLADAEATLAAAEAADASGRVAMVGHTRRFNPSHQLVHNRIAAGEFNVQQMDVQTYFFRRTNTNAKGEARSWTDHLLWHHAAHTVDLFAYQAGKIVQANAIQGPIHPELGIAMDMSIQLKSETGAICTLSLSFNNDGPFGTFFRYIGDTATYIARYDDLYNGKDEQIDVSKVAVSMNGIELQDREFVSAIREGREPNSSIRQVIDCYRVLGALEEQLA, encoded by the coding sequence ATGACCGACAAGATCCGCGTCGCAGTCGTCGGCGCCAACGGCGCCTTCGGCATGAAGCACCTCGACGGACTGAAGAACATCGAGGACGCCGAGGTGACCGTCGTCAGCGCCACATCGCAGGAGAAGGCGGACGGTGTGGCCGCGAAGTACGGCGTGGCGAACGCCGTCGTCGGGCTGGACGCCGTGCTCGAGCGCGACGACGTCGACGCCGTCATCCTCGCCACCCCCACCGGATTGCACGCGTCGCAGACCCAGGCGGTGCTCAAGGCCGGCAAGCACGTCCAGGTCGAGATCCCGCTCGCCGATTCCCTCGCCGACGCCGAGGCGACGCTCGCCGCAGCCGAGGCCGCAGACGCGTCAGGGCGTGTCGCTATGGTCGGGCACACCCGGCGCTTCAACCCGTCGCACCAGCTCGTGCACAACCGGATCGCCGCCGGTGAGTTCAACGTGCAGCAGATGGACGTCCAGACGTACTTCTTCCGCCGCACGAACACGAACGCCAAGGGCGAGGCCCGCTCGTGGACCGACCACCTGCTGTGGCACCACGCCGCGCACACGGTGGACCTGTTCGCCTACCAGGCGGGCAAGATCGTCCAGGCGAACGCCATCCAGGGCCCGATCCACCCCGAGCTCGGCATCGCCATGGACATGTCGATCCAGCTCAAGAGCGAGACCGGCGCGATCTGCACGCTGTCGCTGTCCTTCAACAACGACGGCCCGTTCGGCACGTTCTTCCGCTACATCGGCGACACCGCGACCTACATCGCGCGCTACGACGACCTGTACAACGGCAAGGACGAGCAGATCGACGTCTCGAAGGTCGCCGTGAGCATGAACGGCATCGAGCTGCAGGACCGCGAGTTCGTCAGCGCGATCCGCGAGGGTCGAGAGCCGAACTCCTCGATCCGCCAGGTCATCGACTGCTACCGCGTGCTCGGTGCTCTCGAGGAGCAGCTCGCATGA
- a CDS encoding sensor histidine kinase has protein sequence MQSVARRSPLVRSFRRSLLALAAAGVLLAVVLAALMPWNEPGATVLVLLPIVFLVYVGTGLVAWGRRPSNAMGALIVGAGGAMFLGNLLNTDVRALETIGAVCSTLLLAAAVHLLHAFPSGRLRGRTSVATVAAGYGTALLLQAPQYLFAPEGPAPWLVIADLPGLASAGAVVQRVAGAVVMLATAVLLARRWAGAGRRPRRVLGPVYVYGLLAVLFIPFSSALLEGLLHLPPTARGTLQFAVLGGIPIAFALGVLLGGFARTGEIEELGTWLGLPGVGRPDVGAALAATLGDPSLRVSYWVPERKVFVDAAGRTVEDGPGTLQPPGRDAVPIDVHGAPVGAITYDSALISDRELVRTAGRVVAIAVDRERLTAELRASHAELQRSRERLVNAIDSERRRIAQDLHDGIQMRLVLLGLEAQRVGSAAADEVQARASALRGEIDSAATDLRQLVHNIMPAGLVEQGLWAAVEDLTDRMPIPTRLDLGPAPGRGDLPRAVESTAYFVVAEALTNTVKHAAADSAAVRLALDGDVLRIEVHDDGVGTAAPNGGAGLRGLADRVDVLAGRLELVSEPGRGTHLRVELPCEL, from the coding sequence ATGCAGTCGGTTGCGCGGCGATCGCCGCTCGTGCGGTCGTTCCGGCGGTCGCTGCTGGCGCTGGCCGCCGCGGGGGTACTCCTTGCCGTGGTCCTCGCGGCGCTCATGCCATGGAACGAGCCCGGCGCGACAGTGCTCGTGCTGCTGCCGATCGTCTTCCTCGTGTACGTCGGCACCGGACTCGTCGCGTGGGGGCGGCGGCCGAGCAACGCCATGGGCGCCCTGATTGTCGGCGCCGGCGGTGCGATGTTCCTGGGCAACCTCCTGAACACCGATGTCCGGGCCCTTGAGACGATCGGCGCGGTCTGCTCCACACTCCTGCTCGCGGCCGCCGTGCACCTGTTGCACGCGTTCCCCTCCGGCAGGCTGCGGGGGCGGACATCCGTCGCCACCGTGGCCGCCGGGTACGGGACGGCGCTGCTGCTGCAGGCCCCGCAGTACCTGTTCGCCCCAGAGGGCCCGGCGCCGTGGCTCGTCATCGCCGACCTCCCCGGGCTCGCCTCCGCGGGCGCGGTCGTACAGCGCGTGGCGGGCGCCGTGGTCATGCTCGCCACGGCCGTGCTGCTCGCGCGGCGCTGGGCCGGAGCGGGGCGGCGCCCGCGCCGCGTGCTCGGCCCGGTCTACGTCTACGGCCTCCTCGCCGTGCTGTTCATCCCCTTCAGCTCGGCGCTCCTCGAAGGCCTCCTGCACCTCCCGCCGACGGCGCGCGGCACGCTCCAGTTCGCGGTCCTCGGCGGGATCCCCATCGCGTTCGCCCTCGGAGTGCTGCTGGGCGGGTTTGCGCGCACCGGCGAGATCGAGGAGCTCGGCACGTGGCTCGGGCTCCCCGGCGTGGGCCGGCCGGACGTCGGCGCGGCCCTCGCCGCGACGCTCGGCGACCCGTCCCTGCGCGTCTCCTACTGGGTCCCCGAACGCAAGGTCTTCGTGGATGCGGCGGGCCGCACGGTCGAGGACGGGCCGGGCACGCTGCAACCGCCCGGCCGCGACGCGGTCCCCATCGACGTCCACGGCGCACCCGTCGGCGCCATCACGTACGACTCCGCCCTGATCAGCGACCGAGAGCTCGTCCGGACCGCGGGGCGGGTGGTGGCGATCGCCGTCGACCGCGAACGCCTCACCGCCGAGCTGCGCGCGAGCCACGCCGAACTCCAGCGCTCCCGCGAGCGACTCGTCAACGCGATCGATTCGGAGCGGCGCCGGATCGCGCAGGACCTGCACGATGGCATCCAGATGCGGCTCGTGCTCCTCGGGCTCGAGGCGCAGCGGGTGGGCAGCGCGGCCGCCGACGAGGTCCAGGCGCGCGCCTCCGCGCTGCGCGGCGAGATCGACAGCGCCGCGACGGACCTGCGCCAGCTCGTGCACAACATCATGCCCGCGGGGCTCGTGGAGCAGGGCCTCTGGGCGGCGGTCGAGGACCTCACCGACCGCATGCCCATCCCCACGCGCCTCGACCTGGGCCCGGCGCCCGGCCGCGGGGACCTTCCGCGCGCGGTAGAGAGCACCGCGTACTTCGTGGTCGCGGAGGCGCTCACCAACACCGTCAAGCACGCCGCGGCGGACTCTGCCGCGGTGCGCCTGGCGCTGGACGGGGACGTCCTGCGCATTGAGGTGCACGACGACGGCGTGGGCACCGCCGCGCCGAACGGCGGCGCCGGGCTGCGCGGCCTCGCGGACCGGGTCGACGTCCTGGCCGGCCGGCTCGAGCTCGTCAGCGAGCCCGGCCGCGGCACCCATCTGAGAGTGGAGCTCCCATGCGAGTTGTGA